The Chryseobacterium sp. 52 genome includes a region encoding these proteins:
- a CDS encoding DCC1-like thiol-disulfide oxidoreductase family protein: MKTLHNHTLVYDNECPMCNIYSKGFTKCGMLDEKGREAFTGISGADKSLIDFNRAKNEIALIDHNRNEVVYGLDSLLLIIGNSFPVLEKTARMQPLYWFFKRLYSFVSYNRKQIIPSAKDNNQGACVPDFNLKYRIAYMVFVIIFSACILSMFSGKLGFNLSHNFLRELGICVGQILWQTVFLRLYLKDKIWNYLGNMMTVSLMGTLLLIPALFTGFTSVFYIIYFGIVVFVMFMEHLRRCKLLKLNYLPTISWILFRMTALALIIWLTL, translated from the coding sequence ATGAAAACCCTACATAATCATACCCTGGTCTACGACAATGAATGTCCAATGTGTAACATTTATTCCAAAGGTTTTACCAAATGCGGAATGCTTGATGAAAAAGGAAGGGAAGCCTTTACAGGAATATCAGGAGCCGATAAATCCCTGATCGATTTCAACCGTGCAAAAAATGAAATTGCATTGATTGATCACAATAGAAATGAAGTCGTTTATGGATTGGACAGCCTTCTTCTCATCATTGGAAACTCCTTTCCAGTGTTGGAAAAAACAGCAAGGATGCAGCCGCTCTACTGGTTTTTCAAAAGACTCTATTCATTTGTTTCTTATAACCGGAAACAGATCATCCCATCAGCCAAAGATAACAATCAAGGAGCCTGTGTTCCCGATTTTAATCTGAAATATAGAATCGCTTATATGGTATTTGTCATCATATTTTCAGCCTGTATTTTAAGTATGTTTTCCGGTAAGCTGGGATTTAATTTAAGTCATAATTTTCTGCGGGAATTAGGAATATGTGTAGGGCAGATCCTCTGGCAGACTGTATTTCTGAGACTATATCTGAAAGATAAGATCTGGAACTATCTCGGAAACATGATGACCGTCTCTCTGATGGGAACCTTACTTTTAATTCCTGCTTTATTCACCGGCTTCACTTCTGTTTTTTACATTATTTATTTCGGAATTGTTGTATTCGTGATGTTTATGGAACACTTAAGAAGATGTAAACTTTTAAAGTTGAATTACCTTCCTACCATCTCATGGATACTTTTCAGAATGACCGCTTTAGCATTAATCATTTGGTTGACCCTTTAA
- a CDS encoding fatty acid desaturase → MNHLELIKKVEWKDLKELSVTEMLIENNISLPWLFISLILAYHEYYWLALPFSGFYFLTALRQVHNGFHKSLGTGKFLTWLSLYLNSMLMMTSIHAVKFNHIRHHKFCLSEEDYEGRSASMKWYEAILYGPKHMFLIHWITWKKANVTYKKNMLTELISIAAFTGIVVYFQIHFLIYHMLIMFLGEFLMAFFAVWTVHHDTHENPHIARTQRGSWKNKLTFSMFYHMEHHLFPAVPTIRLPELAQRIDQALPELEKKQTF, encoded by the coding sequence ATGAACCACCTTGAACTCATCAAAAAGGTAGAATGGAAAGACCTTAAAGAGCTTTCCGTTACAGAAATGCTGATTGAAAACAACATCAGTCTCCCATGGCTCTTTATTTCTCTGATTCTGGCTTACCATGAATACTACTGGCTGGCACTCCCTTTCTCAGGATTCTATTTTCTGACAGCGCTCAGACAGGTACATAACGGCTTTCATAAGTCTTTAGGCACCGGAAAATTTCTCACCTGGCTATCCCTGTATCTCAACAGTATGCTAATGATGACCTCTATTCATGCCGTAAAATTCAACCATATAAGACATCATAAATTTTGTCTTTCTGAAGAAGATTATGAAGGCAGATCAGCCTCTATGAAATGGTATGAAGCCATTCTCTATGGCCCGAAACATATGTTCCTGATCCATTGGATAACCTGGAAAAAAGCCAATGTAACCTATAAAAAGAATATGCTTACAGAACTTATTTCAATCGCTGCATTTACAGGTATAGTGGTTTATTTTCAGATTCATTTCCTGATCTATCATATGCTGATCATGTTTTTGGGAGAATTTCTAATGGCATTCTTCGCAGTATGGACCGTTCATCATGATACCCATGAAAATCCCCATATCGCAAGAACACAGCGAGGATCTTGGAAAAATAAGCTGACCTTCAGTATGTTTTATCATATGGAACACCATCTTTTCCCCGCCGTTCCTACCATCAGACTGCCGGAATTGGCACAAAGAATTGATCAGGCACTCCCGGAACTGGAGAAAAAACAAACCTTTTAA
- a CDS encoding GbsR/MarR family transcriptional regulator, translating into MKLSEAKEKYIQTWGTFATNWGINRTMAQVHALLLASGKPLSTDEVMEQLEISRGNANMNLRALIDWGIVKKEFIKGDRKEYFIAEKDVWYLFKQITKERRKREIEPVISFLEELKNIEDNDSEEAKEFIKLMSDFSSVTGKINNIMDLAIKSDDHWLVGKITNLLK; encoded by the coding sequence ATGAAACTTTCAGAAGCAAAAGAAAAGTACATCCAAACGTGGGGAACATTCGCTACTAACTGGGGAATCAACCGCACAATGGCACAGGTTCATGCTTTGCTGCTGGCAAGTGGAAAACCGCTTTCTACCGATGAGGTGATGGAACAGCTGGAAATTTCAAGAGGAAATGCCAATATGAACCTCCGCGCACTTATAGACTGGGGCATTGTAAAAAAAGAATTTATAAAAGGAGATAGAAAGGAATATTTCATTGCTGAAAAAGATGTCTGGTATCTGTTTAAGCAAATTACAAAAGAACGCAGAAAGAGAGAAATAGAACCGGTAATTTCCTTTTTGGAAGAATTAAAGAATATTGAAGACAACGATTCTGAAGAAGCCAAAGAATTTATAAAACTGATGAGTGATTTCAGTTCAGTAACCGGAAAGATCAACAATATTATGGATCTGGCGATTAAAAGTGATGATCACTGGCTGGTAGGAAAGATTACCAACCTGTTAAAATAA
- a CDS encoding YqjF family protein, giving the protein MNFLEAEWRKLAIINYEIDPDILLKYLPEGTELDFYHGKCYVSLVGFMFLNTRLLGLSIPFYRNFEEVNLRFYVKKKEKNLWKRGVVFIKEIVPKYALSFVANSFYKENYKTMPMSNEIQVDGDELTVKYSWKDKSWHSIQIIADKNPLPMEADTEFEFITEHYYGFTKRENKTSEYEVCHPKWEHYFIKNYQLDIEFNALYGKEFGFLNDQIPISVMLAEGSEIEVKTKKYIM; this is encoded by the coding sequence ATGAACTTCCTGGAAGCAGAATGGCGAAAATTAGCCATCATCAATTACGAAATAGATCCTGACATCTTGCTGAAGTATCTTCCCGAAGGTACAGAACTCGATTTCTATCACGGAAAATGCTATGTGAGTCTTGTTGGATTTATGTTTCTAAATACCAGATTATTAGGTCTTTCAATCCCTTTTTACCGGAATTTTGAAGAAGTGAATTTAAGATTTTACGTGAAGAAGAAAGAAAAGAATCTCTGGAAAAGAGGAGTGGTTTTTATAAAAGAGATTGTTCCAAAATATGCGCTTAGCTTTGTAGCCAATTCATTTTATAAAGAAAATTATAAAACAATGCCAATGAGTAATGAAATTCAGGTGGATGGTGATGAACTGACGGTTAAATACTCATGGAAAGACAAAAGCTGGCATTCTATTCAAATTATTGCAGACAAAAATCCATTGCCAATGGAAGCAGATACAGAATTTGAATTTATTACAGAACATTATTACGGTTTTACCAAAAGAGAAAATAAAACCTCAGAATATGAAGTATGCCATCCGAAATGGGAGCACTATTTCATTAAAAACTACCAGTTAGATATAGAATTTAATGCACTCTATGGAAAAGAATTTGGATTCCTGAACGACCAAATTCCCATTTCTGTCATGCTTGCAGAAGGATCTGAAATTGAAGTAAAGACTAAAAAATATATCATGTGA
- a CDS encoding SRPBCC family protein, with translation MSTIYLQTVIKADIHQVFDLARDIDLHQKSTGKTHEKAIAGRTSGLIEENETVTWRARHLGVYQKLTTKIIKMEKPFLFTDVMLKGAFKSMKHQHVFKQRSDGTLMIDIFEFKSPLGFIGNLFNHFFLKDYMKNFLLERNELIKNTAETLN, from the coding sequence ATGAGTACAATCTATTTACAAACCGTCATTAAAGCAGATATTCATCAGGTTTTCGACTTGGCAAGAGATATAGATCTTCATCAGAAGTCAACAGGGAAAACCCATGAAAAAGCAATTGCAGGAAGAACATCCGGACTCATTGAAGAAAACGAAACCGTAACCTGGAGAGCCAGACATTTAGGGGTTTATCAAAAGCTGACTACAAAAATTATAAAAATGGAAAAGCCCTTCCTCTTCACAGATGTGATGCTTAAAGGAGCCTTTAAAAGCATGAAACATCAGCATGTTTTTAAACAAAGAAGCGACGGCACTTTAATGATTGATATCTTTGAATTTAAGTCTCCGCTTGGATTCATCGGAAACCTTTTTAATCATTTTTTTCTTAAAGACTATATGAAAAACTTCCTACTGGAGCGAAATGAATTAATTAAGAATACAGCGGAAACACTTAATTAG
- a CDS encoding alpha-L-fucosidase, whose amino-acid sequence MLIKQKTKTLFLSSFLISSTFFSQAHNVSAGYQKPDDPLVVRNLEQWQDLKFGLFMHWGTYSQWGIVESWSLCPEDESWTQRKPEHGKSYNEYVKNYENLQTTFNPVEFNPQKWADAVKNAGMKYVVFTTKHHDGFTMFDTKESDYKITSSKTPFSKNPKADVTKEIFNTFRKEGFKIGAYFSKPDWHSENYWWPYFPPKDRNVNYDPKKYPERWEAFKKFTFNQLNEITSNYGKVDILWLDGGWVRPFHTIDPSVEWQRTIKVEQDIDMDKIGSMARKNQPGIIVVDRTVPGKWENYVTPEQAVPEHALSIPWESCITMGDSFSYVPNDNYKSSQKIIETLIKIISRGGNYLMNIAPGPNGDYDAVVYQRLKEISGWMEKNKSAVFATRSAAPYHEGDFYYTQTKDGKTLNVFHIDDKTEYQALSKLTFALPENFKPKSLNVLGLSSKVSWKQVGNAIEIQLPAEKTKLKYATVIQMTN is encoded by the coding sequence ATGCTCATTAAACAGAAAACGAAAACCCTTTTCCTTTCATCTTTTCTCATATCGTCAACCTTTTTCTCCCAGGCACATAATGTCTCTGCAGGCTATCAAAAGCCGGACGACCCTCTTGTTGTCCGGAATCTGGAGCAATGGCAGGATCTGAAATTCGGACTGTTTATGCATTGGGGAACCTACAGCCAATGGGGAATTGTTGAAAGCTGGAGCCTTTGTCCCGAAGATGAATCCTGGACACAGAGAAAACCTGAACACGGAAAGTCCTACAATGAATATGTAAAAAATTATGAGAATCTTCAGACAACTTTCAATCCTGTAGAATTTAACCCTCAGAAGTGGGCAGATGCGGTGAAAAATGCCGGGATGAAATATGTGGTTTTTACAACCAAGCATCATGACGGTTTTACCATGTTTGACACCAAAGAATCAGACTATAAAATTACCTCTTCAAAAACACCTTTCTCAAAAAATCCTAAAGCGGATGTCACCAAAGAAATCTTCAATACTTTCCGAAAAGAAGGATTCAAGATTGGTGCTTACTTTTCAAAACCTGACTGGCATTCCGAAAACTACTGGTGGCCATACTTTCCACCAAAAGACAGAAACGTCAATTACGACCCGAAGAAATATCCTGAAAGGTGGGAAGCCTTCAAAAAGTTTACTTTTAATCAGCTGAACGAGATCACATCCAACTATGGAAAAGTGGATATTTTATGGCTCGATGGAGGCTGGGTACGTCCTTTCCATACCATAGATCCCTCTGTGGAGTGGCAGAGAACCATCAAAGTGGAACAGGATATTGATATGGACAAAATAGGAAGCATGGCCAGAAAAAATCAGCCAGGAATTATTGTGGTTGACCGTACCGTCCCCGGAAAATGGGAAAACTACGTGACACCGGAACAGGCTGTTCCCGAACATGCCCTTTCTATTCCCTGGGAAAGCTGTATTACAATGGGAGACTCTTTCTCCTATGTTCCCAATGACAACTACAAATCCTCACAAAAAATCATAGAAACCCTCATTAAAATTATCTCAAGAGGCGGAAACTACCTGATGAATATCGCTCCCGGTCCAAATGGTGATTATGATGCTGTTGTCTATCAAAGATTAAAAGAAATTTCCGGCTGGATGGAAAAAAATAAATCTGCTGTTTTTGCAACAAGAAGTGCAGCACCTTATCACGAAGGGGATTTTTATTATACCCAGACTAAAGACGGTAAAACACTCAATGTTTTTCATATAGATGATAAGACCGAGTACCAGGCACTGTCAAAACTTACCTTTGCACTTCCTGAAAATTTTAAACCGAAATCATTAAATGTTCTTGGCCTGTCCTCAAAAGTGTCATGGAAACAGGTCGGAAATGCTATTGAAATACAGCTTCCTGCAGAAAAGACAAAACTGAAGTATGCAACAGTAATCCAAATGACAAATTAA
- a CDS encoding class I SAM-dependent methyltransferase codes for MNDLQQYFDHIQPKYYINEIASLGFTGLFRRKAVRKVKNYGDKKVLDLMSGQGENLKFLQKHNENTKIVTLDFSSAMNRKLSSVFKRMYSLKQIQTDFFKSQISDGSMDVILCSYGTKTIEENKIQTFANELSRIVADNGEIIIVEFVKPKTLWRFACVKWYIEILVSTLFGQEFKDLFHYINKNKSLHNLKNQFLHNDLSVLSHKRYFDLIEILHVKRDV; via the coding sequence ATGAATGATCTGCAACAGTATTTTGACCACATCCAACCCAAATACTATATTAATGAAATTGCGTCCTTAGGTTTTACCGGATTGTTCAGGAGGAAAGCTGTAAGGAAGGTTAAAAATTACGGGGATAAGAAAGTTCTGGATCTCATGAGTGGGCAGGGAGAGAACTTAAAATTTCTTCAAAAACATAATGAAAATACAAAAATAGTAACTCTTGATTTCTCCTCTGCGATGAACCGGAAATTATCTTCAGTATTTAAAAGGATGTATTCTCTAAAACAGATTCAGACAGATTTTTTTAAGAGCCAGATTTCAGATGGTTCTATGGATGTTATCCTTTGTTCTTATGGTACCAAGACCATTGAAGAAAATAAAATCCAAACATTTGCGAATGAACTGTCGAGAATTGTTGCTGATAACGGAGAGATCATTATTGTAGAATTTGTAAAGCCAAAAACTCTATGGCGGTTCGCTTGTGTTAAATGGTATATTGAAATTTTAGTTTCAACGCTTTTCGGACAAGAGTTCAAAGATTTATTCCACTATATCAATAAAAATAAAAGCCTTCATAATCTGAAAAACCAGTTTCTTCATAATGATCTTTCTGTTTTGTCTCACAAAAGATATTTCGATTTAATTGAAATTCTCCATGTAAAAAGAGATGTTTGA
- a CDS encoding TIGR01777 family oxidoreductase: MKIIIAGGTGFLGEGLEKYYKEKGAQVYILTRNPKRDNEIYWDARTLGEWKNTVEGADVLINLTGKSVDCRYNEKNKKEIYNSRIDSTKILQQAVEQCKIQPKVWLNAASATIYVHSETQLNTEENGVVGDDFSMNICKSWEKEFFKVQNQKVRKVALRTSIVLGTNGGAFPKLRMITRLGLGGKQGRGEQKVSWIHIDDFCKAVEWIIDHENISRAINITAPNPLSNESLMKKMRTHLKIPFGLNAPVWQLEIASLFLNTETELLLKSRNVYPEKLIKSGFQFSYPDLDTALSDLLKN; this comes from the coding sequence ATGAAAATAATAATCGCCGGAGGAACCGGATTTCTCGGAGAAGGTCTGGAAAAATATTATAAGGAAAAAGGAGCTCAGGTTTATATTTTGACCAGAAACCCAAAACGTGACAATGAAATATATTGGGATGCCCGGACATTAGGCGAATGGAAAAATACAGTTGAAGGTGCTGATGTCCTGATCAACCTCACAGGAAAGTCTGTGGACTGCAGGTATAATGAAAAGAACAAAAAAGAAATTTATAACTCAAGAATTGACAGTACGAAAATACTTCAACAGGCCGTTGAGCAATGCAAGATTCAACCAAAAGTCTGGTTAAATGCAGCTTCAGCGACTATTTATGTCCATTCAGAAACACAGCTCAATACAGAAGAAAATGGCGTTGTTGGCGATGACTTTTCAATGAACATCTGTAAAAGCTGGGAAAAAGAATTTTTTAAAGTTCAAAATCAAAAGGTAAGAAAAGTAGCTCTTCGAACATCAATTGTTCTGGGAACAAATGGAGGTGCTTTTCCGAAACTGCGTATGATCACAAGATTAGGACTTGGGGGAAAACAGGGGAGAGGAGAACAAAAAGTAAGCTGGATTCATATTGATGATTTCTGTAAAGCAGTTGAATGGATTATTGACCATGAAAATATATCACGAGCGATCAATATAACGGCTCCAAACCCTTTATCTAACGAAAGTCTGATGAAAAAAATGAGAACCCATCTGAAAATTCCTTTTGGCCTGAATGCTCCGGTCTGGCAACTGGAAATAGCTTCCCTCTTTTTGAACACAGAAACCGAACTCTTACTGAAAAGCAGGAATGTTTACCCCGAAAAACTCATCAAAAGCGGATTCCAATTTTCATATCCCGATCTCGATACTGCGCTCTCTGATTTACTGAAAAATTAA